Proteins encoded together in one uncultured Flavobacterium sp. window:
- a CDS encoding efflux RND transporter permease subunit, producing the protein MFNKFIQRPVLSIVISLIIVFLGILSVLSLPITQFPTISPPMVNVTADYPGSNGELMIKAVVIPLERALNGVPGMKYMASDAGNDGEATIKVVFNLGTDPNQAAINVQNRVASVTNKLPPLVIREGIKITREVPSMLMYVNLYSTDKNTDMKFLYNYADINVLSELKRVNGIGSGDILGTREYAMRIWLKPDRMLAYKISADEIMEALSSQSLEASPGKTGESSGKRSQAFEYVLKYSGRFTTKEQYENIVVKSNANGELLRLKDVAKIEFGSSMYDIYSNLNGRPSAAIVLKQSFGSNANQVIEEVKAKLEKIKQRFPKGMDYEISYDVSKFLDASIEKVIHTLVEAFILVGLVVFLFLGDWRSTIIPAIAVPVSLIGTFVFMTFFDISLNLITLFALVLAIGVVVDDAIVVIEAVHAKMEEEHLSPLKATKKAMHEIAGAIVAITFLMAAVFIPVAFMSGPVGVFYRQFSVTMATAIILSGIVALTLTPALCAMMLKNNHGEVKKKTPVNIFIDGFNNKFNLAQGKYQNLLAKIVNRRVVTIVALLGFCAGTWLISSTVPSGFIPNEDQGMFYAVIQTPPGSSLERTNNIAERLQKIAEKIDGVKSVSSLAGYEILSEGTGSNSGTCLVNLKDWSDRKHSVLEIMAEMEEKSKDIAGANIEFFQPPAVPGYGAAGGFELRLLDKTGSGDYKKMEQVNNDFVKELNTHPELSNVFSFYSSSFPQYMMKVDNDMAQQKGVSIENAMNTLSTLVGSNYEISFIKYGINYKVIVQASPEYRSQPDDILKLYVKNNRDEMVPFSAFMKLEKVYGLSEITRHNMYTSTQISGSAAPGYSSGTAIKVIQEVAAKKLPRGYDIDWAGISADEVAQGNQAIWVFMICLGFVYLVLAAQYESFILPLSVILSLPAGIFGAFLLLKLTGLENNIYAQVAMVMLIGLLGKNAVLIVEFAIQRHAAGKTVLEAAMEGAKARFRPILMTSFAFIAGLLPLAFATGPGKIGNRTIGTAAAGGMLIGTICGVFVIPGLYYIFGKIAERYKLVKHEVENPLTEEIDNNHV; encoded by the coding sequence ATGTTTAATAAATTTATTCAAAGACCTGTACTGTCGATAGTAATATCGCTTATAATTGTCTTTTTAGGGATATTGTCGGTATTAAGTTTACCTATTACGCAGTTCCCTACAATCTCACCACCAATGGTGAATGTTACCGCAGATTATCCAGGATCTAACGGTGAATTAATGATCAAAGCCGTTGTAATTCCTCTGGAAAGAGCCTTAAATGGTGTTCCCGGAATGAAATATATGGCTTCTGATGCCGGAAATGATGGTGAAGCTACGATAAAAGTTGTCTTTAACTTAGGAACAGATCCTAATCAGGCTGCGATCAACGTTCAAAACCGTGTAGCTTCGGTTACCAATAAATTACCTCCGTTAGTAATTAGAGAGGGTATTAAAATTACACGTGAAGTACCGAGTATGTTGATGTACGTGAATCTTTACAGTACAGACAAAAATACCGATATGAAGTTCTTGTATAACTATGCTGATATCAACGTACTTTCAGAATTGAAAAGGGTAAATGGTATTGGTTCAGGAGATATCTTAGGAACACGTGAATATGCTATGCGTATTTGGTTAAAACCAGATCGTATGTTGGCTTATAAAATTTCTGCAGATGAGATAATGGAAGCATTATCAAGCCAGAGTTTAGAAGCTTCGCCTGGTAAAACAGGAGAAAGTTCTGGTAAACGTTCTCAGGCATTTGAATATGTATTAAAATATTCAGGACGTTTTACAACAAAAGAACAATACGAGAATATTGTTGTAAAATCAAACGCTAACGGGGAACTTTTACGTTTGAAAGATGTTGCCAAAATAGAATTTGGTAGTTCTATGTACGATATTTATTCGAACTTAAACGGAAGACCATCTGCGGCTATTGTATTGAAACAATCGTTTGGTAGTAATGCCAATCAGGTTATTGAAGAGGTAAAGGCTAAATTAGAAAAAATCAAGCAAAGATTCCCTAAAGGAATGGATTATGAAATTTCGTATGACGTTTCTAAATTCCTTGATGCTTCTATCGAAAAAGTAATTCATACTCTGGTTGAAGCTTTTATTTTGGTAGGTTTAGTAGTATTCCTTTTCTTAGGAGACTGGCGTTCTACCATTATTCCTGCAATTGCAGTACCAGTTTCTTTAATTGGAACGTTTGTGTTCATGACATTCTTTGATATTTCATTGAACTTAATTACATTATTTGCTTTAGTTTTAGCTATTGGAGTCGTCGTCGATGATGCGATTGTGGTTATTGAAGCCGTTCACGCCAAGATGGAGGAAGAGCATCTCTCGCCACTTAAAGCAACTAAAAAAGCGATGCATGAAATTGCGGGAGCTATCGTCGCAATTACATTCTTAATGGCTGCGGTATTTATTCCGGTTGCGTTTATGTCTGGTCCGGTTGGGGTATTTTACAGACAGTTCTCTGTAACTATGGCAACAGCTATTATCCTTTCTGGTATTGTGGCCTTGACTTTGACACCAGCACTTTGTGCGATGATGTTAAAAAACAATCATGGTGAGGTTAAAAAGAAAACGCCAGTAAATATATTTATAGATGGATTCAACAATAAGTTCAATTTAGCGCAAGGTAAATATCAAAATCTTTTAGCTAAAATTGTAAACAGAAGAGTTGTTACGATTGTTGCACTTCTTGGTTTTTGCGCCGGAACATGGTTAATTAGTAGTACTGTTCCTTCTGGGTTTATCCCGAATGAGGATCAAGGTATGTTCTATGCAGTTATTCAAACACCTCCTGGTTCATCATTAGAAAGAACAAATAATATTGCAGAAAGACTGCAAAAAATTGCTGAAAAAATTGATGGAGTTAAATCAGTTTCTTCATTGGCGGGTTATGAAATTCTGTCTGAAGGTACCGGTTCGAACTCAGGAACTTGTTTGGTCAACCTTAAAGACTGGAGTGACAGAAAGCATTCTGTTCTTGAGATTATGGCCGAAATGGAAGAAAAATCGAAAGACATTGCAGGAGCTAATATCGAATTTTTTCAACCGCCTGCTGTACCTGGATATGGTGCTGCCGGAGGATTTGAGCTTCGTTTATTAGATAAAACTGGTTCTGGAGATTACAAAAAAATGGAGCAGGTAAATAATGATTTCGTTAAGGAGTTAAATACTCATCCGGAATTATCTAATGTATTCAGTTTTTATAGTTCTAGTTTCCCTCAATACATGATGAAAGTAGACAATGATATGGCGCAACAAAAAGGAGTTTCTATCGAAAACGCCATGAATACTTTGTCAACTCTTGTGGGAAGTAACTACGAAATTAGTTTTATTAAATACGGAATTAACTATAAAGTAATTGTTCAGGCTTCTCCGGAATATCGCTCTCAGCCAGACGATATCTTAAAGTTGTATGTAAAAAACAATCGTGATGAAATGGTCCCTTTTTCTGCTTTCATGAAATTAGAAAAAGTATACGGTCTTTCTGAAATTACGAGACATAACATGTACACTTCTACACAAATTAGTGGTTCTGCTGCACCGGGCTATAGTTCAGGTACAGCGATTAAAGTAATTCAGGAAGTTGCGGCTAAAAAATTACCGAGAGGATATGACATTGACTGGGCAGGTATTTCTGCCGATGAGGTTGCACAAGGTAATCAGGCTATTTGGGTATTCATGATTTGTTTAGGATTCGTTTACTTGGTATTAGCAGCTCAATACGAAAGTTTTATTTTACCATTATCAGTAATTCTTTCTTTACCGGCAGGTATTTTTGGAGCTTTCTTATTATTGAAATTAACAGGATTAGAAAACAACATTTATGCTCAGGTTGCCATGGTAATGCTTATTGGTTTACTTGGTAAAAATGCCGTACTGATTGTAGAGTTTGCGATACAGCGACATGCAGCAGGCAAAACAGTTCTTGAAGCCGCAATGGAAGGAGCGAAAGCGAGGTTCCGTCCAATTTTGATGACTTCATTTGCTTTTATTGCCGGATTATTGCCACTTGCTTTTGCTACCGGTCCGGGTAAAATTGGTAACAGAACTATTGGTACTGCCGCTGCGGGAGGTATGCTTATCGGAACTATTTGTGGAGTATTCGTAATTCCTGGATTGTATTACATTTTCGGGAAAATTGCAGAACGATACAAATTAGTTAAACATGAAGTAGAGAATCCATTAACAGAAGAAATTGATAACAATCATGTATAA